From a single Chloroflexota bacterium genomic region:
- a CDS encoding SDR family oxidoreductase — MDLGLAERVAITTASSKGLGKAIAMELAREGAKVVISARDEARLRQTVHEISTATGNAVVPIVADVTRAEDVERLVTETLRRFGRLDVLVTNAGGPPPGGFETHDDAAWEAAFRLTLLSVTRLIRVALPAMKARRWGRIINITGTSARQPVDDLVLSNAYRAAVVNLAKSLSRALAPYNITVNNVAAGTILTDRVQELAESRARAQGVEVEQALAQFTREIPLGRLGRPEELAAAVAFLASDRASYITGVTLPVDGGVIRASW; from the coding sequence ATGGATTTGGGATTGGCCGAGCGGGTGGCGATCACGACGGCATCCAGCAAGGGGCTGGGCAAGGCCATCGCCATGGAACTGGCCCGCGAGGGGGCGAAGGTGGTCATCTCGGCGCGTGACGAGGCGCGGCTGCGCCAGACCGTGCACGAAATCTCCACGGCGACGGGGAACGCGGTGGTGCCCATCGTGGCCGACGTTACGCGGGCCGAGGATGTGGAGCGCCTGGTGACCGAGACGTTGCGGCGCTTCGGGCGGCTGGATGTCCTTGTTACCAACGCGGGCGGGCCGCCCCCGGGCGGGTTTGAGACCCACGACGACGCGGCATGGGAGGCGGCCTTCCGGCTCACCCTGTTGAGCGTAACGCGGCTGATTCGCGTGGCGCTCCCCGCCATGAAGGCGCGGCGATGGGGGCGCATTATCAACATCACCGGCACGTCGGCGCGCCAGCCGGTGGATGACCTGGTGCTGTCCAATGCCTACCGCGCCGCCGTGGTGAACCTGGCCAAGAGCCTTTCGCGCGCGCTGGCCCCGTACAACATCACAGTCAACAACGTGGCGGCAGGAACCATCCTCACCGACCGGGTGCAGGAGTTGGCCGAGAGCCGTGCTCGCGCCCAGGGCGTTGAGGTGGAGCAGGCGCTGGCGCAGTTCACGCGGGAGATTCCGCTGGGCAGGCTGGGCCGGCCTGAGGAGTTGGCTGCGGCGGTGGCTTTCCTGGCGTCGGACAGGGCCTCGTACATCACCGGCGTTACGCTGCCGGTGGACGGCGGAGTGATCCGAGCCAGTTGGTAG